GGAAGTAAAACTGCTTACTTCGGTATTCCAGGACTAGAAGAAAACAGCATGGTATTAAAATCTGCTGCTGATGCAAATAAAATCTACAAACACGTTGAAGACCGTATTCGTGAATACGCGAAAACGAAAAACGAAGCTGATGCTACAATCGTAATCGGTGGTGGCGGATTAACTGGCGTTGAGCTAGTTGGTGAGCTTGCTGACATTATGCCTAAACTTGCAAAAAGCCACGGCGTAAATCCAAAAGAAGTTAAACTTCTTCTTGTTGAAGCAGGTCCTAAAATCCTTCCAGTATTACCAGACCACTTAATCGAACGTGCAACTACTAGCCTAGAAGCACGCGGCGTTACATTCTTAACTGGTCTTCCTGTAACAAACGTTGCTGGCAATGAAATCGACTTAAAAGACGGTCAAAAACTTGTTGCTAACACATTCGTTTGGACGGGCGGCGTACAAGGTAACCCACTAATCGGTGAATCAGGTCTTGAAGTAAACCGTGGCCGTGCAACAGTTGATGCACACCTACAATCTACTTCTCACAAAGACGTATTCGTTGCTGGAGACAGCGCTGTTGTCTTTGCTGAAGACGGTCGTCCATACCCACCAACTGCACAGATCGCTTGGCAAATGGGTGAGTTAATTGGATACAACTTATACGCAGCACTAGAAGGCAAAGCATTCGAAGAGTTCGCACCTGTAAACTCTGGAACACTTGCTAGTCTAGGACGTAAAGATGCTGTTGCTACAATCGGAGCAAGCAATACTCCGCTTAAAGGCCTACCAGCATCATTAATGAAAGAAGCAAGTAACGTTCGTTACTTATCACACATTAAAGGTCTATTCAGCTTAGCTTACTAATCTGAATATAAGCCCGAATCATGCCCTGCATGGTTCGGGCTATTTTTATCCCGCTATTTGCGGGCTTGTAAAACTTCCACCTTAAAATCCAGTGAATACAGGGATGAAGTTGGAAGATTAACTGCCCGTAAAAGCCCGATTGGTTCAACTAATAATCAGTGGGGATGAACATCCCCCCACTGATTAAAGTTTCACTTTATCCGTAATTTTCTCTAACTTATTTATTCGGCAGAAGAATAATATAACCCTTTTAATTATCTAAATTTACTGATTATTTTATGTCCAAATTGTGTATACGAAAAGATGGAAGTATTCTTCCTACTCCCATCCTTTCACACAAACTATTCTCCTAACTTCACAAGGCTGTAGTTCTTCTTCCCTTTACGAATAATAATAAATCGTCCATCAAATGAATTTTCTACAGTTACATCCGTACCCACATCTGTTACTTTTTCACCATTCATAGATATAGCTCCATTATTAATGTCTTCACGTGCTTGTCTTCTAGATGGCTCAATTCCTAAATCAACTAGCCATTCCACGATGTTTTTCGTCTCTTTTGAAGACTCGAATGTTGGCATTTCTTTAAATCCTTGTTCAATTTCATCAGCTGTTAACGATTTAATATCTCCACTAAATAACGCTGCTGTAATTTTCACAGCTTGCGAAAATGCATCTTCCCCATGAACGAATTTCGTCATTTCTTCCGCTAATACTTTTTGTGCTTCACGTTTATGCGGCTCTGTTTCTACCTTCACTGACAATTCATCAATACGCTCTTTCGTTAAGAACGTAAAGTATTTCAAGTATTTAACTACATCACGGTCATCTGTATTCACCCAGAACTGGTAAAATTCAAATGGTGTTGTTTTTTCGGGATCAAGCCAGACAGCGCCGCCTGCTGATTTACCAAACTTCGTACCGTCTGATTTCAATAATAACGGAATCGTTAATCCGAATACTCTCGCTTCATGCCCTTCTAACTTACGAATTAAATCTAAACCACTCGTAATATTTCCCCATTGGTCACTACCACCAATTTGCAGTTGAACATCTTCTTTCGTGTATAAGTGATGGAAGTCCATCGCTTGTAAAATTTGGTACGTAAATTCTGTGAAAGAAATTCCTGTGTCTAAACGACTTGCTACAATATCCTTCGCTAACATGCTATTTATACTAAAGTTTTTTCCGTAATCACGTAAAAACTCAATAATGTTTATTTCATGTGTCCAGTCGTAGTTATTTACCATCTTCACTTCGCTATTCCCGCCGAAATCAAATAGCTTTTTCATTTGTGCTGTTAACGCATCCACATTATGCTGGACTACTTCTAACGTTTGCAGTTGACGCTCTGATTGACGTCCACTCGGATCACCAATTGTTCCTGTTGCCCCGCCAATTAAAATAACAGGATGATGACCAGCTAATTGGAATCTCTTCATCATCATAAACGGAATCAAATGTCCGATATGCATACTATCACCAGTCGGATCCACTCCGCAGTATAGTGAAATCTTTTTCTCTTCTACTAGTTTACGTAAACCTTCTTCATCTGTCTGTTGATTCACAGCGCCGCGCCATTCTAATTCATCAATGATATTCATCTTTTGTCATCCCCTTTATTTTTAAAAACAAAAAGCCCCTATGTCTACGATAGACATAGGGACGATTATTCACCGTGTTACCACCCAGTTTGCATAAATAGCATAGCTACTCATACCACTCTTAGCAATAATATCGATTGCTACTCCGCTTAGCGTTACCTAAGATACTCCAGAGTGTAATTCACAAGTTTGTTTGTGCTAGGTTCCAGCAACCCCTAGCTCTCTTTGATAACAGTGACAAACTGCTACTGGGCTCTTTCAACGTATATTATTTGTTAAATTATTAGCCATTATATTGAATTAAAAACAAAATGTCAACAATACCCAAATATTATTTCGAAATAATTCATACTTTATACGCTTTTTATTCAAAGATTATTGTAGATCTTCTCCAATAATCCTTACTTCTCGCTCTAATTTCACACCGAATTTTTCTTCAACAGTTTTTTGTACGAAATGAATTAAATCGATATAATCTTGTGCAGTTCCGTTATCAACATTCACCATAAATCCAGCGTGTTTTAAAGAAACTTCCACTCCGCCAATTCGCTTACCTTGCAGTCCTGATTCTTGAATAAGCTTACCTGCAAAATTATTTGGTGGACGCTTAAATACACTACCACATGAAGGATACTCTAACGGTTGTTTTGATTCACGCTTAAACGTTAAATCATCCATTTTTTCCTTAATCTCTTCACGTACACCTTCTTCAAGTTCAAACTTCGCTTCAAGAATAATATAATGATTATTCGCAAACACACTCTTACGATATCCAAATTCAAATTCGTCTTTCGTTAAAGTGCATAGCTCTCCATCACCTGTCATTACAACTGCTTCTGTTAATACATAAGCTACTTCACCGCCATATGCACCAGCATTCATATATAACGCTCCACCAACTGAACCTGGAATACCACAAGCAAACTCAAGTCCTGTTAGAGCATGTTCTAACGCAATTCGTGACACATCAATAATTGCTGCACCACACCCAGCTACAATCGTCGTTCCTGTCACAGTAACACCTGTAATATGAATTAAACTTACTGTAATCCCGCGAAGACCACCGTCTTTAATAATAACATTCGATCCGTTTCCTAAAAACGTAACTGGAATATTATATTGGTTAGCATACTTTATCACTTCTTGAATCTCATCATAATTAGTAGGCGCAACAAATACATCTGCTTTCCCACCCACTTTAATGTGCGTATGATTTTTTAGCATTTCATCTTTCTTTACATGACCTTCAGGCAATACCGTACTTAAATATTTATAAACCTCTTGCATATTCATTTTACGATTCCTCTATTTCTATAATCTTTTTATCCCGCTAGCAACGGGCCCATAATATCCCCACATAAAAAATACAATACAAATCCAAAGCTAAAGTGGTGGATACAGTGTACCTAAAATCAATTCGAGACACCTATAAACCTCTTAAATTATAAGAGGTGCCACTCATATTAAAATATATATCGCATAATAAAGCAACCCAAATGGACTACTAAACTCGACATGTAACCATATAGACAACAATTTGTAAAATATATAGGTTTTACAAAGTAATATCCTTCAATATCTTACTATACCACACGAAAATAAAGTGGTATTTTTTTGTAATCTTTACTTTATTTTCTTCAATAAAAAAGATGCTCTTACCTACGTAAGAGCATCCCTTTCATTTCCTCTTTAACTAATTTTATCTCGTCCACCTTCCCCCTCCCTTCACTTATTAGATAATCCGCGATACCTTTTATTCCATACAAAAGAGCACATCCAACAGAATGTGCCCTTTCTATACTTTTTAACTTATTTTTCGTTCTCTTCTTTTTCCTTATCAAACCATAACAGCTCATCATCATCAACTTCACCATTATAATTGATTAGAATCTCTTCTCCCGCTTTTATATCTTTGTAAGCAAAGAAGTTAAACATATGATTCTCAAAGACAATATCATACGTTGCATTCGGCTTATATGAATGATTAAATAACATGCCGTATCCTAAAAGGAATGCCGTATGATTTACCCCATACTCAAATGCGTAGTCAGCAAGTAACGTTTTCTCAATGTGCTCATGCTGTTCATTCGGATAAGAGATAACTGGTGCTGAGTGTATCAACTCACCCTTTTTAATATCACGAGTTGCAAATACACCTCTATTAAATTCTCCATCACTAAGTTCAGAAGTCTTAACTTCAATCATATGCGTCACCTATATATTTCTTTCTTCGAAGTATTTTTCTCCTTAAGCTTGGCAGAAAACGCGGAGAAAAGCAATTAAATTCCTACCAAGTATAAAAAGAGCACATTATTTGTGCTCTTTTTAGGTGATATTATTTTCTAGAATATCTTATAACGACAACTTCACCCGTTAGAAGATATTCTATGAAGCCCCACGTATCAATTACTTCAACTTAAATACCGCACTAACTGGGTTATGATCACTGTTTTCAAACTTTAAGTCTTTCCCTTGTACATTTACAATTTCAACATTCGGCGAAACGATAAAGCCATCAATAATAGTGACAAAGTTTTCACCTTCCACATATTTCTTCACATCATCCCTTACCGTCATAACAGATGGATCTACAGCCCATTGGAATCCTCCATCTGCGAAGCCCTTCGGTAACTCTACTAGCCATTCAGGACGCTCTTTCACAAACTTAGGATCACTTAGTTGGACATTAGAAAGTAACTGGTTCCAATCTCCACCTAATATTACGTAATCACCGTTTTGATAACACTTGTTCATATATTCTTTTAAATACTCTGCTTGTTGCTTTCTAATTTTTCCGCCCTCATCATAAGCAGATAAATGTATGTTTACGAGCCTAACATACTTCCCATTATCAACAGGGATTTTATGTTCAACAATCGCACGATCTAAATCGAATAAACGCTTCGGCCAAGGCTCCATTCCGGGTAGTTGGAACCGCGTTGCTGTTTGAACTGTGTATTTAGAAAATGTACTTAATCCGCCCTCAGCATATCCCATCGGCTTTGTGACTGGGACAGGAACCCACTTAGTATCGTAGTTCTTCCCAAATGACGAAGCATAATCAGGTAATCCTTTTTTCAAAAACTCATGTTCATTTACATCAAATGATCGGTGGGATTTTATATCAACTTCTTGCAATAACGTAAAATCACTATTCTCATTTTGTAAAAATGAAAGCATCTTCTTTAAGTTTACTTCAGTCTGTTCTTTACTACTCGAACCAGAACCCTTTCCTCCGTCCATAAAGAAGTCTTGGTCTTTATCTAATCCAGCGTATCCAATATTAAATGTTGTAACTTTAAATTCATTTCCTGGCTGCAGTACACGCTCTTTATTGTTTTCAACCTTTACGTCTAAAACATTTGCTGGCTGTTCTTTTGTAAGTGTCATATAAGCTAAAAAGCCACCTAGAATACCAGCTATTATTAAAATAAAGATTAATACTATTTTTAAAAATTTCTTCAACACACATGACCCCTTTTTATTAAATAACGTTTTATTTATCTGTATTTTCAGTTAAATAAAGATAAATTAAAGACACAAGAAATATTTTACCATAAAGAAAACTTGTTATCATTATATTTAGCTAACAAATAATCGTTGTATCCCTCACTGCAATTATCTTGAAATTCAATCATAACATTTACGAAAGCAAGACTGGAATGTAATTACAACCCACAACAGAGAAATTACACCTTCAGAGAATATAACAGATCCTACTTTCTGAACTTTTCATTAACATATTTATTGGTAATCCAAAATAATATTTAGTACACTGTAAATAGAACTTATAGGCGATGGAGTTCGCCATAACTGCTATGTAGCTAATGACTCCTACCAGTACAACTACTGGTAGGAGTCTATTTTTTTTGAGTAAACTATTAGAGAGGTGAAGAAATTGAAATATATTATTGTTGGCATAGCCGGTATATTAGGAGCTCTTTCCCGTTATTATTTAGGTTTTACTATCGATACGCTTTGGCATCATTCATTACCACTTGCTACATTAACAATTAACTTAATTGGCTGTTTCTTACTCGCTTTGTTGACCACCTATATCGCCCGGTTAAACATCTTATCTTCCGAAGTTATTACAGGGATTGGAACAGGGTTTATCGGTTCATTTACGACGTTTTCAACATTTAGCGTCGAAACTGTAAAACTAATCAATTATTCTGAGCTAGGTATCGCCTTTTTATATGTATTATGCAGCATGTTAGGTGGTCTAATTATGTCTGGGCTTGGCTATAAACTTGGAGATTTTTTACTACAAAAACACCTTGAGGAAGGTGAACTATCATGATTAATGCTTTATTAGTAGCAACAGGAGGGTTCTTCGGTGCTATTACACGATTTGCAATTAGTAATTGGTTTAAAGAAAGAAATAAAACTTCATTTCCAATTGCTACATTTCTCATTAATATAACAGGAGCATTTTTACTCGGATATATAATTGGCAAAGGGATAACTACAAGTTGGCAACTATTATTAGGCACTGGATTCATGGGTGCCTTTACTACATTCTCAACGTTTAAATTAGAATCCATTCAGCTTTTCAACCGTAAAAACTATCGCGTACTACTTCTATATTTAAGCACTACTTATATAATCGGTATCACATTCGCATTCCTTGGGATGAAGTTAGGCGGAATATAAAAAAGAAAGCGACTCTTATCGGTCGCTTTCTTTCATAAAAAGTATGTTGCCCCATATGGAATTGAAAATAAACCAGCTGGATACACATTATAATGTACGATTTGCATCGGAGGCTGTGTATACGGCATATACTGACTCTGCATCATTTGCTCTACCTGCGCTTGTTGTTGCATCTGAATAGCCTGATGCACTGCCTGAATTGTCCCCTGTGCCCCGGCCAATGTAATAGCCGGCCCTACTTGTCTTTCAGTGTAAAAATAATGGTTCATCATTATTCAGCTCACTTTTTATACAGAATGAATTCCTCTTACATGTTATGTTCACATACAATGCAAGTGTTTTAAATTTACATAAAACATGTTTTTAGCCCAACCCATACATCAAACACCTTCATAGAGTATATAAATGCCCACAAATATATGAAAAGGAGTGAGAATATGAGTTTCTACGAACAACAGCCTTTTACTCAAGATAACTATTATCGAGATCAACATTGGCATCCCCAAAATCCACTAAAACACCAAACAATCGCTATAATTGGTCCTGCTGTTTCTCACGGATTACGTGAAGCTGCTCATCTCGGCTATCAACACGCATTAACCGAAGCTGTCGCTATCGGCTACTTACTTGGAAGAGGTTACGATTATAACACCGCTTGGAAAACCGTTGAATCTTGGTGGAGACCACCAGGATCCCCGCTTCCTACTCCATACTAAAGTGAAAAGACCGTAAATATACGGTCTTTTCACTTTAGCATGCTTTCTTTTTTTGAAGCATCGAGAAAATAGCCATGAACAAAATCGCAATAATTCCAGTAAAAACAAATAAATAAGCTAATGGAATTAAGAAAAATGGTTCCACTAAAGTTCCATCCAGCTTCACTTCCGAACCAATTATATTAAACATAATTATACATAACACTCCTAAAAATATCGGACTAGCCGCTAATAAATATTTGTTTTTCATAATATATTCTCCTTCAATTTCATAATTAATTTTTTGTATTCCTTTTCACTATTCTTACTACCATCATAATAAATCCAACAACATTACAAGTCAACAATTATTTATTGTTTTACAATAAATAATTGTTGTTTAAAATAAAAAAGAGACTATAGACAATCATCGTCTATAGCCTCTTCACTCCATTATTTCACTCTAAAATATTCTTTTTGGAACATACACATTCTTATCGCATTATGGTAGTTACCATCAACGAAAAACTCGTCTAAAAGCTCACCTTCCACCATAAATCCAACTTTTTTATAAACATGTACAGCCTTTTCATTCTCTTTATCAACAACTAAGTAAAGTTTATGCATATTTAATACTGAAAAAGCGTAATCCATCGCTAAACGCGTCGCTTCCGCTGCATAACCATGTCCTTGATAATTCGGATCAATAATAATTTGGAATTCAGTTCTTCGATGAATATAATCGATTTCCACTAACTCGACTAATCCAACCATCTCATTATCTTTCTCCAGGATAAAACGGCGTTCACTTTGATCATGTATATGTTTATCATATAAATCCTGTAGTTCTACAAAAGCCTCATAGGGCTCTTCAAACCAATAAGACATAATATGTGCGTTATTATTAAGTTCGTGTACAAACTTTAAATCTTCCCGTTCTAAAGGACGCAACTTTAATTCCTGACTCATTTCTATAACCTCCAAGTAAAATAACCTCTTCACTTAATTTCTCAATTTTTTTCGATTTCAAACGCCCTATTTACATTGTAAACTTTCAAGTAACTTGAAGGTCAAGATGAAAAAGTAGTGCAAACTTATGTCTGCACTACTACTCTTTTCTCAAATCTCTCATATTTGATATGTATAAAGCAATAACTAAAACAAGAATGGATCCTGCATATAATAACGTCTCCATCGGTTCCTCATGAGATACAATAATCAGTCGAATTAAAGCCGTAATCCCTATATAAATAAAATAGCGTAACGGAAAATGGTAGTTCGATTTAAAATACTTAATAATTAATGCGATGAACTCAAAGTATAAGAAGTAGACAATGATACTTTCAACTAATTTATAAGATGTATACTTCTTCGCCGAAAATATGTATTGAATAAACGTGATTGTCTCATTAATTAAAAAGATAGATAAAACAATGGACAATATAATTAGCGCTATATTTAATATCCACTGCAAAACACTAGCTATAACATGATCGATATTAAATGACTTCATTTTCTCTTTAGACTCTCCTTCATATAAGTACTTATTTATTATAGCAAAATTATCATTGGAAAGAAGTTAAATCATATATTCGTCCTTTGTTTTCCCCTGTGTAGGGGATATTCATTGTTTGGAGGAGTCTTTTAACCGCAGAGCTAGATTGCATATTAAGAAAGTCCCTCAATTTGCTATTAGTAGTTATCATGTCAATCAGAAGTGTGTAATCTTGTAAAGCACGTAAATGAGCATGTTTAGACGTACTATTACAGTTTGAGCAACGCCATCCCTGTTTTTCTTTTAACATTGCCATTGTAAAACATTCCTCACACTGTACTCCCCTGAGCAATTCCTCTTTTTTAATTTTATATTGTGCAAGAATATTTTGTCGCTGTGGAAAGTTCTCATTCATAATTTGATTTATAAGTCCTTTTGTATTACCAATTGCTTCTTCTTTATATTGATTTTCAATTTGTTTGATTCTATTAGGTAAATTTGCACCGTGGATAATTTTACTAGGAAGTATTTCATCTGAAGTTTTAATAATTGTACGAGGTGAACTAATTACAACGAGGGATTCAATCGAGATATTATATAAACCATGCAAACTCAGCCATTTTCTCAACTGCACCTCTTGCCGCTTCAGTTGTAAAATCGGATCTGGGAAACCTTCTTCCGAAGTACCATCTGCTATTCGAATGAGCTGATTAAACTTTGCATCAAAGATTAATGTACCAATAATATTTTTTATTTCAAGAAAAAGAAGAAAACGTGAGGAAACTATGAGGGTATCAATTTGGAAATAATGTTTCTGATCAAACAACCTAATATCATGTAAAATACTGTATTCTGTTTCAGATAAGAAACTAAGCGGATATTCAATCGCCTGCTCTCCTTTATAACCAGCCATAAATTTTGCTAGATTTTCAGCCACCATATTCCTTTTGGGATGATGGGTAGGCAATCTTCTAAGGAGAGCGTCTAACTGGAGCAAATATACGGGCATTTTCCTCTCTTTCACAATCATTTTTATTCCCCCTCCAAAATATATCAGCGATTTTTCAAATATATCGGCATAACTCCAAATATATCAGCGATTTTCGAAATATATCGACTTACCGACAAAAAACGACACACACATCAAAAGCCTATACACAGTATAGCATCACATCAAAAATCGCACTGTACTCATAATGTTAATCCCCCCATTTGATTATGGCATTTTCAAAATGAAAGAGTAACATTCACCGCATGTAAAATTCCTTTTTATAAATATGAAAAAATTTTAGGAATTAGTTTATCTTTTTTTAATGATTTATTTAGAGGGAGTTTATACTCGGCTATTAACATAATAAACGTAGTAACTACTTTCAGAAAGACAAACTATTACTATAATCGCAAACCGTACTACTTAAATTCATAAAATGAGGAGACGATACAAAATGAACAAAAAAACGAAAGCACTATCATCCATACTGCTCGGATTCACATTAGCATTAACAGGTTGCGCTGATACTAAAGCCGAAGAAAATCATAGTAAACAAAAACAAGAACAAACTGCTAAAGAGACAAAAAAGGAAAATAAGTTAACTAAAGGGCAAAAAATGGCTAACATTCTTAGCGAGACAAATTGGCAAGGTACAAGAGTGTATGACAAAGATAAGAATGACTTAACAAAAGAAAATGCAAACTTCATTGGTCTGGCAAAATATGATGCAAAGTCAGGAAGATATGAATTTTTTGATGCGAAGACAGGTTCAAGTCGTGGCGATAAAGGAACTTTCTTTGTCACAAATGATGGGAAGAAGAGAATATTAATTTCAGAATCAATGAAGTATCAAGCTGTTGTTGACATGACAAAGCTAAATAAAAATGTATTTACGTATAAACGAATGGGGAAAGATGCTAACGGTAAAGATGTAGAAGTTTTCGTTGAACATGTTCCATATAAAGAAAAAGAACTTTCTTTCACGGATCCGGACAAGCAATTGAACTCTACTACAGGCGATATCGTTAAAAACGTTGACGGAGATAAAATTTTAGGTGGAACCCTTTGGCATGGAACAAAGGTATTAGATGAGGCTGGTAATGATGTAACACAATTTAATTCGAATTTTATAAGTCTAGCAAAATTCGATGACAAGTCTAATAAATATGAGTTCTTCAATAGTGAAACAGGTCAAAGCCGCGGTGACTATGGCTACTTCGATGTTTTACATGAAAATAAAATAAGAGCTCATGTATCGATTGGTAATAACAAATATGGTGCCGCTCTTGAACTTACCGAACTGAATAATAATAAATTTACGTATAAAAGAACTGGTAAAGACCAAGCTGGTAAGGACATAACGATATTTGTTGAACATGAACCTTATAAAGGTGATGTTAAACCACAATTTAGTTTTTAATAAAGTTTGATTAAAAATCCTGTACTGAGCTGCAGGATTTTTCTTATTAAGCAAGAGGACGAAAAGAAAACAGATATACCAGACACAGAAATTAAATCTTATGAAGAAGTACAGAAAAGCTTATTTACCTGCAAAAACAAAAGAAAATTTAGGTGTAAAATAAATTTCTAAAAGTAAAAGGATCATCAATTAATTGATGATCCTTTTACTTTCCTTAGTGATAAAGTGTTAAATCATACTTCCTTCCTTTACTCTCACCGGTATATAGCACTTCCAATACTTGAAGTAACCTTTTCACGATTGAGCTTGATTGCACATTCAGAAGCTCTTCCAACTCACTATTATTAATCGCCTTTTCAATAAGACGTGTTTAATCTTGTAAAATACACTTATGTGCATAGTTAGAAACACTATTACAACTTGAACACTGCCATCCTTTTTTCACCTTAACCGATGAATGTTTTTTCGTGCATAATAAAAAAAATAAAAAATTCCTGTCACAAAACTCGTTATTCCGGGTTCTCTATAATACAGGCATCAAATGAGAGTGAGGTTTTAACTGACATGTTAAAAATAAAAAAGGAAGAAAGGCCTGTTTCGGATGTGACATTTGAAGATTTGTTTAAACAAAACTATGTTTACGTTGTGAAACAGATCGTATGGAT
This genomic interval from Bacillus cereus contains the following:
- a CDS encoding DUF4822 domain-containing protein, producing MNKKTKALSSILLGFTLALTGCADTKAEENHSKQKQEQTAKETKKENKLTKGQKMANILSETNWQGTRVYDKDKNDLTKENANFIGLAKYDAKSGRYEFFDAKTGSSRGDKGTFFVTNDGKKRILISESMKYQAVVDMTKLNKNVFTYKRMGKDANGKDVEVFVEHVPYKEKELSFTDPDKQLNSTTGDIVKNVDGDKILGGTLWHGTKVLDEAGNDVTQFNSNFISLAKFDDKSNKYEFFNSETGQSRGDYGYFDVLHENKIRAHVSIGNNKYGAALELTELNNNKFTYKRTGKDQAGKDITIFVEHEPYKGDVKPQFSF